The region CGATAAGGCTTTTGGCTCCGATACATATGAAGTAGCGGCTGAGACGGAGACCAAGCCATAATTACCAGTAAGGAACGCCTCTAAGTCAATTTCAGAGACAAGAACTTTACCGTTAATCCATATGACAGGTATTTTTCCTGCTTGGATGATCCTTCGTAAAGTTGTTGCTCCGATACC is a window of bacterium DNA encoding:
- a CDS encoding helix-turn-helix domain-containing protein yields the protein MGRICKNLISKITHPGNATAVPANGLIFQKKYSVKEASKLMGIGATTLRRIIQAGKIPVIWINGKVLVSEIDLEAFLTGNYGLVSVSAATSYVSEPKALSPLPDSIANSKFFKKAS